A genomic segment from Clostridium pasteurianum BC1 encodes:
- a CDS encoding YveK family protein, protein MNDENTIDLSQFVYVLNKRKYIIIAITLVAVIIAGIFSYFVASPVYQSQVTTIVGKKNDTGNSTVQYNDVMMYQNLTKTYASIATSQLIQGKAAEKLGNGMTADKLSKLITVTPETGTQILDITAQGGTAKEALDRVTAVSEAFVENSPSVYNAGEVKIMDKGELSKSPVKPNKKMNIAIAFFLGLMVSVGISFLLEYMDSTLKTSEDVKRYLDLPVLGTIPMHEDM, encoded by the coding sequence GACTTAAGTCAATTTGTTTATGTATTAAACAAGAGAAAGTACATAATAATTGCAATTACTTTAGTGGCAGTTATTATAGCAGGAATATTCAGTTATTTTGTAGCGTCTCCAGTATATCAATCACAGGTTACTACAATAGTGGGAAAGAAAAATGATACTGGCAATTCAACTGTTCAATACAATGATGTTATGATGTATCAAAATTTAACAAAGACCTATGCTTCTATTGCCACTTCACAGTTAATTCAAGGAAAGGCAGCAGAAAAGCTTGGTAATGGTATGACTGCTGATAAATTAAGCAAGCTAATTACGGTTACTCCTGAAACTGGTACTCAGATATTGGATATAACTGCTCAGGGTGGCACAGCTAAGGAAGCTTTAGATAGAGTTACAGCTGTTTCAGAAGCCTTTGTAGAGAATTCACCAAGTGTATACAATGCCGGTGAAGTAAAGATTATGGATAAGGGTGAACTTTCAAAGAGCCCTGTTAAACCTAATAAGAAGATGAATATTGCCATTGCATTTTTCTTGGGACTTATGGTTTCTGTGGGTATATCATTTTTATTAGAATATATGGACAGCACATTAAAGACATCTGAAGATGTTAAAAGATATCTTGATTTACCAGTGCTGGGAACTATCCCTATGCATGAGGATATGTAA
- a CDS encoding CpsD/CapB family tyrosine-protein kinase: protein MLIVKDNPKSPISEAYRTLRTNIQFSSFDNKLDTILVTSSGPNEGKTVTSSNLALSMAEIGKKVLLIDCDLRKPSIHKKFNLSNNKGLSNLLIGQLKFDEVAQKYNDNMCILTSGTVPPNPSEMLGSKKMGQFLDEAKKIFDFIILDTPPVVAVTDAQLLSTMVGGVLLVVAAGQAEISAVEKAKELLNNVKANIVGVVLNKSEVTGGKKYGYYYYYYGEGKSKKGKKEE from the coding sequence ATGTTAATAGTTAAGGATAATCCTAAGTCACCTATATCAGAGGCATACAGAACACTTAGAACTAATATACAGTTTTCAAGTTTTGATAATAAATTGGATACGATTTTGGTTACCAGCTCAGGGCCTAATGAAGGAAAGACAGTTACTTCTTCTAATTTAGCCCTTTCTATGGCTGAGATTGGTAAAAAGGTTCTTTTAATAGATTGTGATCTTAGAAAACCTTCAATACATAAAAAATTTAATCTTTCTAACAATAAGGGGCTTTCAAATCTTCTAATTGGTCAGCTTAAATTTGATGAAGTAGCTCAAAAATATAATGATAATATGTGTATTTTAACTTCAGGAACAGTACCACCTAATCCTTCAGAGATGCTTGGATCAAAAAAGATGGGGCAATTCTTAGATGAAGCAAAGAAAATTTTTGATTTTATAATATTAGATACACCTCCAGTGGTAGCTGTCACAGATGCTCAACTTCTTTCTACTATGGTAGGGGGGGTACTTTTAGTAGTTGCCGCAGGACAAGCTGAAATATCAGCAGTTGAGAAAGCTAAGGAATTATTAAATAATGTTAAAGCTAATATTGTTGGGGTTGTACTCAATAAGTCAGAAGTTACTGGTGGCAAGAAATACGGTTATTATTACTATTACTATGGAGAAGGAAAAAGTAAAAAGGGAAAGAAGGAAGAATAA
- a CDS encoding tyrosine-protein phosphatase translates to MIDIHCHVLPGIDDGSEDLDMSLEMLGIAEENNTTKIIATPHYYRGSYENEFKDVLGYVENLNAEIKSRGINIDVFPGQEVFVDKYTLDAYKQGSIHCLNASKYMLIEFPMDILPDDAIDIIYELKLLRVRPIVAHPERYLYINGNLMNINKFVEEGCLFQLNTSSIMGLLGSRVKEAAFALMDNGLCHFIASDAHSTGKRCPNLGLVMKDIRKEYREVYDSVQRNAQCILKNEEIDVTIKKIEKKKGLFSFFFKK, encoded by the coding sequence ATGATAGACATCCATTGTCATGTACTGCCGGGTATTGACGATGGTTCTGAGGATTTAGATATGAGCCTTGAAATGCTTGGCATTGCAGAAGAAAATAATACTACAAAGATTATAGCTACTCCTCACTATTATAGGGGAAGCTATGAAAATGAATTTAAAGATGTGTTGGGTTATGTAGAAAATTTAAATGCTGAGATTAAGTCCAGAGGAATAAATATTGACGTATTTCCCGGGCAAGAAGTTTTTGTAGACAAGTATACCTTAGATGCCTATAAACAGGGAAGTATACATTGCTTAAATGCTTCAAAATATATGCTCATTGAGTTCCCTATGGATATACTTCCTGATGATGCTATAGATATTATTTATGAGTTAAAACTTTTGCGAGTAAGACCTATAGTTGCCCATCCTGAAAGATATCTCTATATTAATGGTAATCTAATGAATATAAATAAGTTTGTAGAAGAAGGTTGTTTATTTCAGCTGAATACCTCTAGTATAATGGGACTCCTTGGAAGCAGAGTAAAGGAAGCAGCTTTTGCTCTTATGGATAATGGTCTTTGTCATTTCATTGCTTCTGATGCTCATTCTACGGGAAAGCGATGTCCAAATCTGGGACTAGTTATGAAAGATATAAGGAAAGAATACAGAGAGGTTTATGACTCTGTTCAAAGGAATGCACAGTGCATTTTAAAAAATGAAGAAATAGATGTTACAATAAAAAAGATAGAAAAGAAGAAGGGGTTGTTTTCTTTCTTTTTTAAGAAATAG
- a CDS encoding O-antigen ligase family protein: protein MKENTNAMTSGKISDHNIQKYIFNFYAIFIMAFIPLFITPWRTDIFNDYRIIAVVVVSAIVFIITFYYRKQYEIKLLDKLLFIYAVILILSTIFSKEMNLSLFGLPRCREGIFSLLTYLIIFTIFYKNFHFSKKSLNVILISASIIAIYGILQYFKIDPILNIVNNEFRGQPTSTIGQRNFVGTYCTLFIPIFIGLFIHSGKIKYFIVTALVIGLMFSSTTRSAWIAAIFYSVIFAIYCLININSNKKLIMRLVLVFIAAALIFNFMNHDFKSKNKDDALTNRVKTVYTDAKNIDNNDSGSSRIFIWKKAIPFLFKNPILGSGPDTYNLVLNDAESKKRALYFKAHNEYLQILITEGYPALAVYISIVLIILFRLFKRRKKGIHIWILFGCITGYLIQAFFNISFISTAVIYWAILGIAAKYSD, encoded by the coding sequence ATGAAAGAAAATACAAATGCTATGACTAGTGGTAAAATATCTGACCATAATATTCAAAAATATATTTTTAATTTCTATGCTATTTTCATAATGGCATTTATACCACTGTTTATTACCCCTTGGAGAACAGATATTTTTAATGATTACAGGATAATTGCTGTGGTTGTGGTTAGTGCAATAGTATTTATTATTACTTTTTATTACAGAAAACAATATGAAATTAAACTTTTGGACAAACTATTATTCATATATGCAGTAATACTTATACTTTCAACTATATTTTCTAAGGAAATGAATTTGAGTTTGTTTGGATTACCTAGATGTAGAGAAGGTATATTTTCTCTTTTGACTTATTTAATAATCTTCACTATATTTTATAAAAACTTTCACTTCTCTAAAAAAAGCCTTAATGTAATCTTGATCAGTGCTTCAATAATTGCTATATATGGTATTTTACAGTATTTTAAAATCGATCCTATACTCAACATAGTCAACAATGAATTCAGAGGTCAGCCTACCTCTACTATAGGTCAGCGAAATTTCGTGGGAACTTATTGTACACTTTTTATTCCTATATTTATTGGATTGTTTATACATAGTGGTAAAATAAAATATTTTATTGTAACTGCCCTTGTGATCGGACTGATGTTTAGTTCCACCACCAGAAGTGCATGGATTGCAGCCATTTTTTACTCTGTAATCTTCGCTATTTATTGCCTCATTAATATAAATAGTAATAAGAAGCTTATTATGAGATTAGTACTGGTGTTCATTGCTGCTGCATTAATTTTTAACTTTATGAATCATGACTTTAAAAGTAAGAATAAAGATGATGCCCTCACAAATAGAGTGAAAACTGTTTATACAGATGCAAAGAATATTGATAATAATGATTCAGGTTCCAGTAGAATATTTATATGGAAGAAGGCCATTCCTTTTTTATTTAAAAATCCTATACTGGGTTCTGGCCCGGATACTTATAATCTGGTGTTAAATGATGCTGAGTCCAAAAAAAGAGCTCTATATTTTAAAGCTCATAATGAATATCTGCAAATACTCATAACGGAAGGCTATCCAGCTTTAGCAGTATATATTTCTATTGTATTGATTATCCTTTTTAGACTTTTTAAAAGGCGCAAAAAGGGAATACACATATGGATTTTATTTGGCTGTATAACAGGTTATTTAATACAGGCATTTTTCAATATAAGCTTTATATCTACTGCAGTGATATATTGGGCTATACTTGGTATTGCTGCCAAGTACAGTGATTGA
- a CDS encoding FAD-dependent oxidoreductase, giving the protein MGNKSLFEPIKIGNVEVKNKISMAPMGAFGLIDNEGCYNQRAIDYYVERAKGGTGLIITSITKVENELDKAVPGVIPMISINPGRFLMTSAEMTERVHAYGTKIFLQLTMGFGRSGAPGTLLTSQPVSASNIPNYWNPTVTCRELTTSEVEWIVTKFIQSAEIAQKAGFDGVEIHAVHEGYLLDQFTLSIFNKRTDKYGGDLRGRLQLPIEIVQGIKGRLGDKFPVGLRYSVKSCIKDWRQGGLPDEDFVEKGRDLEEGLEAAKILEAAGYDELNTDVGTYDAWYWSHPPLYQKDGLYLPYTKELKKVVKIPVIVAGKLGAPTEAEKALEDDAADMIGLARPLLSDPYWPKKVLSNHPEKIRPCIGCHAGCLGRGFEGKPLSCAVNPAAGRERYYKIEPVLKPKDVMVVGGGLAGMEAAITAKKRGHKVTLYESTNELGGVVIPGSVPDFKVDDRRLLNWYRNEIKESGIEVVFNTKVTEQFVKNENPEVVIIATGSKEIKLDLPGIEKDKVLTAVEILNTKKKAGKNVLIIGGGLVGCETALYLANQGKKVTIVESKNNILDSGKPIPHMNKIMLIDLLKSHNINTITGNSLLEVTDEGAVLISNKFKKQSVETDTIIISVGFKSDRKLYNKLHGKITDLYLIGDAYETANIMDAIWSANEIGLNC; this is encoded by the coding sequence GTGGGAAATAAATCTTTGTTTGAACCTATAAAAATAGGTAATGTGGAAGTAAAAAACAAAATATCAATGGCACCTATGGGAGCTTTCGGACTTATAGACAATGAAGGTTGTTATAATCAGAGAGCTATAGACTATTATGTTGAAAGAGCTAAAGGTGGTACAGGCCTTATCATAACAAGCATTACTAAAGTTGAAAATGAACTTGATAAAGCTGTACCCGGTGTAATTCCAATGATATCCATCAATCCAGGAAGATTCTTAATGACCTCCGCAGAGATGACTGAAAGAGTTCATGCTTATGGTACAAAAATATTTTTACAACTTACAATGGGTTTTGGAAGGAGTGGTGCTCCTGGAACACTTTTGACTTCCCAGCCTGTTTCTGCTTCAAATATCCCAAATTATTGGAACCCAACTGTTACCTGCAGAGAGCTTACAACCTCAGAAGTAGAATGGATAGTTACAAAATTTATTCAGTCTGCTGAAATCGCACAAAAAGCGGGTTTTGATGGTGTTGAAATACACGCCGTACATGAAGGCTATTTACTTGATCAGTTTACCCTTTCCATATTCAATAAGCGAACAGATAAATACGGAGGAGATTTAAGAGGAAGACTTCAGTTACCTATAGAAATAGTCCAAGGAATAAAAGGCCGATTGGGAGATAAATTTCCCGTTGGTTTAAGATATAGTGTTAAAAGCTGTATAAAGGATTGGAGACAGGGAGGACTTCCAGATGAAGATTTTGTGGAAAAAGGACGTGATTTAGAGGAAGGCCTGGAAGCTGCAAAAATTTTGGAAGCTGCAGGATATGACGAACTAAACACAGATGTAGGAACCTATGATGCATGGTATTGGTCACATCCGCCTCTTTACCAAAAAGATGGTCTCTATCTTCCATATACCAAAGAATTGAAAAAAGTTGTAAAAATCCCTGTTATAGTTGCAGGAAAACTTGGTGCCCCTACTGAAGCTGAAAAAGCTCTAGAAGATGATGCCGCTGATATGATTGGGCTTGCAAGACCACTTCTTTCAGATCCATACTGGCCTAAAAAGGTTCTCTCAAATCATCCTGAAAAAATTCGTCCCTGCATCGGATGCCATGCTGGCTGCCTTGGCAGAGGCTTTGAAGGAAAACCTTTAAGCTGTGCAGTAAATCCAGCTGCCGGCAGAGAAAGATATTATAAAATAGAGCCCGTACTAAAACCAAAAGATGTAATGGTAGTAGGTGGTGGACTTGCAGGAATGGAAGCAGCCATAACTGCTAAAAAAAGAGGCCATAAAGTTACACTCTATGAGAGCACAAATGAACTTGGAGGAGTGGTTATTCCAGGTTCAGTACCTGATTTCAAAGTTGATGATAGAAGATTACTTAACTGGTATAGAAACGAAATAAAAGAATCTGGAATTGAAGTTGTTTTTAATACAAAAGTAACAGAACAATTTGTAAAAAATGAAAATCCGGAGGTTGTAATTATTGCAACAGGTTCAAAGGAAATTAAGTTAGATCTACCTGGAATAGAAAAAGATAAAGTTTTAACAGCGGTGGAAATTCTAAATACTAAAAAGAAAGCCGGGAAAAATGTACTTATCATTGGAGGCGGACTTGTTGGCTGTGAAACTGCTCTCTATCTTGCAAATCAAGGTAAAAAAGTTACAATTGTTGAGTCAAAAAATAATATATTAGATTCTGGCAAGCCAATTCCTCATATGAACAAGATTATGCTTATTGATCTTCTTAAAAGCCACAATATAAATACTATAACAGGTAATTCTTTACTTGAAGTAACTGATGAAGGTGCAGTATTAATCAGCAATAAGTTTAAAAAACAAAGTGTAGAGACTGATACTATTATAATTTCTGTTGGATTTAAATCTGATAGAAAATTATATAATAAACTTCATGGTAAAATCACTGATTTGTATCTCATTGGCGATGCCTATGAAACTGCAAATATAATGGATGCAATTTGGAGTGCCAACGAAATTGGACTTAACTGCTAA
- a CDS encoding Rpn family recombination-promoting nuclease/putative transposase, producing MAGKKKKILDDNFIMSPKYDFVFKYIFGNEKHKDLSIALLSDILTVPEEEFEGIEIINSELIKEFKEDKKGILDVRIKTKLGKQIDVEIQILPTEYMAERTIFYWSKMYTGQIKPGDTYDKLKKCVTINIVDFKCTPLNKLYSSYHITEDETGYRLTDILEVYFLELPKRFDKDVEMDEDDPIVQWMEFLDARTKGEVEMLAKKNKDIKKAYDLLQIISKDEKARMLYEAQQAEISDQLTRIKSAEAKGRAEGEAKGEAKGEAKGKEEAAINFLKLGVDEEIIAKGTGLSIEKILELKKKYEN from the coding sequence GTGGCTGGAAAAAAGAAAAAAATACTAGATGATAATTTCATAATGTCACCTAAATATGATTTCGTTTTCAAGTATATATTTGGTAATGAGAAACATAAAGACTTATCAATAGCATTGCTCAGTGACATATTGACTGTTCCAGAAGAAGAATTTGAAGGCATAGAAATAATAAATAGTGAACTTATAAAGGAATTCAAGGAAGACAAAAAAGGAATTCTTGATGTAAGGATAAAAACTAAGTTAGGCAAACAGATAGATGTAGAAATACAAATACTGCCAACAGAGTACATGGCAGAAAGAACTATATTCTATTGGAGTAAGATGTATACAGGTCAGATCAAGCCAGGAGATACCTACGATAAGCTAAAGAAATGTGTAACAATAAATATAGTAGACTTCAAGTGTACACCATTAAATAAGCTGTATTCCAGTTATCATATAACAGAGGATGAAACAGGATATAGATTAACCGATATACTGGAAGTGTATTTTTTAGAATTACCAAAACGTTTTGATAAAGATGTGGAGATGGATGAGGATGACCCTATAGTCCAATGGATGGAATTCCTGGATGCAAGAACGAAAGGAGAGGTAGAGATGTTAGCCAAAAAGAATAAGGATATAAAAAAGGCCTATGATTTATTGCAGATAATAAGTAAAGATGAAAAAGCTAGAATGTTATACGAAGCTCAGCAAGCTGAAATAAGTGATCAACTGACTAGAATAAAATCTGCTGAAGCTAAAGGAAGGGCTGAAGGAGAAGCTAAAGGAGAAGCTAAAGGAGAAGCTAAAGGAAAAGAAGAAGCAGCTATAAATTTTCTGAAGCTTGGAGTAGATGAAGAAATAATAGCAAAGGGTACAGGATTAAGTATAGAAAAGATATTGGAACTTAAGAAGAAGTATGAAAATTAG
- a CDS encoding sigma-70 family RNA polymerase sigma factor, producing the protein MEQSIKNTDTSKLTKADMEALVKSARDGNSESMEIILNKFNYFIIKHAGKYIVPSHDFDDLIQHGFLSIIKAVYLYKLGSNNFTTYCTNAIINNYKALLKGHIKHFREIQNEAILSLQVYDFTLEDEVIAYDETKRIMEALNKLPDEEKNIIIGVYLQHRPLTEVAATLKISYRQAVEIKKKALHKLRQAANRK; encoded by the coding sequence ATGGAACAATCTATTAAAAATACAGATACATCAAAACTTACCAAAGCTGATATGGAGGCACTAGTTAAAAGTGCTAGGGATGGAAATAGTGAATCTATGGAGATAATCCTAAATAAGTTCAACTATTTTATAATAAAGCATGCTGGAAAATACATAGTACCTTCTCATGATTTTGATGACCTTATCCAGCACGGCTTTCTCTCCATAATAAAAGCTGTATATCTTTACAAACTGGGAAGCAACAACTTCACTACCTATTGCACTAATGCAATTATAAATAATTATAAAGCTCTTTTAAAAGGTCATATAAAACACTTTAGAGAAATTCAAAACGAGGCAATTCTGAGTTTACAGGTTTATGACTTCACCCTAGAAGATGAAGTTATTGCCTACGATGAGACAAAACGCATTATGGAAGCTTTAAATAAGCTCCCTGATGAAGAAAAAAATATAATTATTGGAGTATATCTTCAGCATAGACCGCTTACAGAAGTGGCTGCCACCTTGAAAATTAGTTATAGACAAGCAGTTGAAATAAAGAAAAAAGCTCTTCATAAGCTAAGGCAGGCTGCTAACAGGAAATAG
- a CDS encoding helix-turn-helix transcriptional regulator translates to MYKIFKEKTLNYKWNNWMKFLRDLNKWTKKEAAERCMTDIKLYGMWENGVHTPRKESQKNIAKAFGVRVEDLFIDIPKKSLFIMVICFSLT, encoded by the coding sequence ATGTATAAAATATTTAAAGAAAAAACACTAAATTACAAATGGAATAATTGGATGAAATTTTTAAGAGACCTTAACAAATGGACTAAAAAAGAGGCTGCTGAGAGATGTATGACAGACATTAAACTATATGGAATGTGGGAAAATGGAGTGCACACCCCAAGGAAAGAATCTCAAAAGAACATAGCAAAAGCCTTTGGAGTGAGAGTGGAAGACTTATTTATAGACATTCCCAAAAAAAGTTTATTTATCATGGTCATATGTTTTTCACTTACGTAA